From the Candidatus Methanomethylophilaceae archaeon genome, one window contains:
- a CDS encoding site-specific integrase, translating into MYVDDVSFMDGHMIIHVVHVKGEGRYGEPRSVLLMDGVEDIVQHYLDVRASKLAERGKESRSMFPPLNNSNEFYTQQGFCRMKACVEKEIGVRFQLRAGRRAFGQRLLDSGNRIEDVSVAMGHSSTKTTEGYYARNSENQVIKRILRNQTNNRR; encoded by the coding sequence GTGTATGTCGACGACGTGTCGTTCATGGACGGCCACATGATAATCCATGTGGTCCACGTCAAGGGCGAGGGGAGATACGGCGAGCCCAGATCCGTCCTGCTGATGGACGGAGTCGAGGACATAGTCCAGCACTACCTGGACGTCAGGGCCTCGAAGCTCGCCGAGCGCGGGAAGGAGTCGAGGTCGATGTTCCCTCCGCTGAACAACTCCAACGAGTTCTACACCCAGCAGGGCTTCTGCAGGATGAAGGCATGCGTGGAGAAGGAGATCGGGGTCCGCTTCCAGCTGAGGGCCGGGCGCAGGGCGTTCGGCCAGAGGCTCCTGGACAGCGGCAACAGGATAGAGGACGTCTCCGTGGCCATGGGCCATTCCTCGACGAAGACCACCGAGGGATACTACGCCAGGAACAGCGAGAACCAGGTGATCAAGAGGATACTGAGGAATCAGACGAACAACCGCAGATGA
- a CDS encoding EamA family transporter, which yields MAEEVWLFLAVGSALFAGLTSILAKCGLQNVDSTVATAYRTAVAMLFAWAIVMAAGSYSSVGDIGGETWLFLILSGLATGASWLCYFKALQIGNVNKVVPVDKSSNVLTIILAVILLGETLSAWGCIGVALILVGTMMMIEKKDVEEANERAGWLLFAIGSAVFAALTSILGKVGMQDIDSNLGTAIRTVVVLIMSWTMICVTNKQDKLRGIGRKDMLFVVLSGLATGASWMCFFGALQTGPASIIVPIDKLSILVAIAFSFLVFKEKLSKKGAIGLAGIVAGTLLLLVRTLNSDHPNILGNRLYYISGRLHITGGGMTWIMKSTP from the coding sequence ATGGCGGAGGAAGTGTGGCTGTTTCTGGCTGTTGGGTCTGCATTGTTCGCCGGCCTGACATCCATCTTAGCGAAATGCGGCCTGCAGAATGTGGACTCGACGGTGGCGACCGCATACCGCACCGCAGTGGCGATGCTGTTCGCATGGGCTATCGTCATGGCCGCAGGCTCATACTCTTCCGTCGGGGACATAGGCGGGGAAACCTGGCTGTTCCTGATACTGTCAGGTCTGGCCACAGGAGCTTCCTGGCTGTGCTATTTCAAAGCGCTGCAGATCGGCAATGTGAACAAGGTCGTCCCGGTCGACAAATCCAGCAATGTCCTGACCATCATTCTCGCCGTGATCCTTCTGGGGGAGACTCTGTCGGCATGGGGGTGCATCGGAGTCGCGCTGATATTGGTCGGCACTATGATGATGATCGAGAAGAAGGATGTCGAAGAGGCCAACGAACGCGCGGGTTGGCTGCTGTTCGCCATAGGCTCGGCGGTGTTCGCTGCGCTTACGTCGATTCTCGGCAAAGTCGGAATGCAGGACATCGATTCCAATCTGGGGACCGCGATCCGCACCGTCGTGGTCCTGATCATGTCCTGGACGATGATCTGTGTGACGAATAAACAGGACAAGCTGAGGGGCATAGGACGGAAGGACATGCTGTTCGTCGTACTGTCTGGGCTTGCCACGGGCGCGTCCTGGATGTGTTTCTTCGGCGCTCTGCAGACCGGTCCCGCAAGCATAATCGTTCCCATCGACAAGCTCAGCATACTGGTCGCGATAGCGTTCTCATTCCTGGTCTTCAAAGAGAAGCTGTCCAAGAAAGGCGCAATCGGATTGGCCGGCATCGTGGCCGGAACTTTGCTGCTTCTGGTCCGAACGCTTAATTCGGATCATCCAAATATTCTTGGAAATCGTCTCTATTATATCTCCGGTAGGCTTCATATCACTGGAGGAGGAATGACATGGATCATGAAGTCTACACCATGA
- a CDS encoding ABC transporter ATP-binding protein, which yields MKVELKDLEFGYDPSKPVFSGVNYTFEKPEFICILGPNGVGKSTLVHCINKILKATGGAVLIDGKDNREMKLKELAANMGYVPASSEDNFPLTVIDTIMVGLQNDAKFGTKKEDLEKVYDVLNLMSIQHLAMRNFNELSAGQHQKVVLARGLVRMPNMVILDEPTSNLDVRHQLEVTRILSELPRTKNMIIVMISHDINITAKYADKIIMLYGGSIYAVGTPKEVITKENLRTVYGVDADIIEVNGRPHVILNGAIREE from the coding sequence ATGAAGGTAGAACTGAAAGACCTGGAGTTCGGATACGACCCAAGCAAGCCGGTCTTCTCGGGAGTGAATTACACTTTCGAGAAGCCGGAGTTCATCTGCATATTGGGTCCGAACGGGGTCGGGAAATCAACCTTGGTGCACTGCATCAACAAGATCCTGAAAGCGACCGGCGGGGCAGTCCTGATCGACGGGAAAGACAACAGGGAGATGAAGCTGAAGGAGCTGGCGGCCAACATGGGGTATGTTCCCGCTTCCTCGGAGGACAATTTCCCTCTGACCGTCATCGACACCATCATGGTGGGCCTCCAGAACGACGCCAAGTTCGGCACTAAGAAGGAGGATCTGGAGAAGGTCTACGACGTCCTGAACCTGATGAGCATCCAGCATCTGGCCATGCGCAACTTCAACGAGCTGTCCGCCGGGCAGCATCAGAAGGTGGTTCTGGCAAGGGGATTGGTGAGGATGCCCAACATGGTCATCCTGGACGAGCCCACTTCCAATCTGGATGTGCGCCATCAGCTGGAGGTGACCAGGATCCTCAGCGAGCTGCCGAGGACCAAGAACATGATCATAGTGATGATCAGCCACGACATCAACATCACCGCGAAGTATGCCGACAAGATCATCATGCTTTACGGAGGATCGATCTATGCCGTCGGAACTCCGAAAGAGGTCATCACCAAAGAGAATCTGCGCACCGTGTACGGCGTGGACGCGGACATCATCGAAGTGAATGGCAGGCCCCATGTCATTCTGAACGGTGCCATACGCGAGGAATGA